ATGGTCAAAAGTGGCGACCTGAAAGTAGGGACCTAGAGAAATACTTGAAAGGAGGACGTCACTATGGCTAATGGAACTGTAAAGTGGTTTAGCGATCAAAAAGGCTACGGTTTTATTGAGCAGGAAGACGGCGCGGATGTTTTCGTGCATCATTCCGGAATCAATATGACTGGTTTTAAAACCCTGAAAGAGGGCGATCGCGTTACGTTTCGCGTCGAGCAAGGCCAGAAAGGCCCCGC
This genomic interval from Deltaproteobacteria bacterium contains the following:
- a CDS encoding cold-shock protein; its protein translation is MANGTVKWFSDQKGYGFIEQEDGADVFVHHSGINMTGFKTLKEGDRVTFRVEQGQKGPA